A region of Lepeophtheirus salmonis chromosome 13, UVic_Lsal_1.4, whole genome shotgun sequence DNA encodes the following proteins:
- the LOC121127462 gene encoding uncharacterized protein isoform X6 gives MHCHSNLSIMEEQRIQSLLLLEYSAQIPELYNSDIFTSFTMTHSANNYVSDLPTHNYFKVDEPFLFLKAKSENVTESTLNPNESNNSISTSPSIEESILLAETLEKKQEIHQSVSHYKLAIKKLLDKAKSLKDDNPLASRGLSKKASEYLRKVESLIKKRDKSWDKNVEKMENVSKDLCSSNNIPYSDLFGDVKDLNRYKVTGILEGKNIEATDTRRGNMKVVLKTLQKSSLVFKCGKTSLLPINIRFMVKLICYYETEDFIYLVLENVCHGKIYDLVDYIFSVPYTILESNSRKITLQVNGHFYDASEDVQNISDDELTRVEIRDDGLFCFDKDGIEDISFKNELEEAEYSQIDPIEMGEEVLGPHFLNYRDMSFDTRNYPRDSLKTKETQNEENSSNNLYEFFPNVAQKESFLPLSLIRKWAFQICQVLFGLHARNIIIKDLNPENLLLDESCNVKLTYQCQWVSVDKPLSSEAMEGGYVAPELNFVEPLTPTCDWWSVGIMLFELSSGVRFCDMYPSGLLSHTPIQYPNQIYHLIDEDLKDFVEQLLQPIPHLRLGAGSEGPASIKSHPFLKMFDLKNEL, from the exons ATGCATTGCCATTCTAATCTGTCTATTATGGAAGAGCAACGAATTCAGTCCCTACTTCTCCTAGAGTATTCTGCTCAAATCCCTGAATTGTATAATTCggatatatttacatcattcaCTATGACACATTCCGCAAATAATTATGTATCCGATCTACCGACGCACAATTATTTCAAAGTGGATGAgccattcctttttttaaaagcaaagaGTGAGAATGTAACAGAGAGCACATTAAATCCGAATGAGAGTAATAATTCTATAAGTACAAGTCCGTCTATAGAAGAATCCATCCTCTTAGCAGAGACTTTGGAGAAAAAGCAAGAAATCCATCAAAGTGTATCTCATTACAAATTGGCAATCAAGAAACTTTTGGATAAAGCCAAGTCCTTAAAAGATGATAATCCTCTGGCTTCACGAGGTTTGAGTAAAAAAGCGTCagaatatttaagaaaagtaGAGTCATTAATTAAAAAGCGGGATAAG TCATGGGATAAGAATGTTGAAAAGATGGAAAACGTAAGCAAGGACCTGTGTTCATCGAATAACATTCCTTATTCAGATTTATTTGGTGATGTGAAAGATTTAAATCGGTATAAAGTTACTGGAATTctggaaggaaaaaatattgaagccACAGATACTCGCCGTGGAAATATGAAGGTTGTTTTAAAGACCCTACAAAAGTCCtctttagtttttaaatgtGGAAAGACCTCATTACTTCCTATTAATATTCGCTTTATGGTAAAACTTATTTGCTATTATGAGACTGAAGATTTTATTTACTTGGTTTTGGAAAATGTTTGTCACGGCAAGATATATGATTTggttgattatatattttctgttcCTTATACAATATTAGAGTCAAATTCTCGAAAAATTACTTTGCAAGTAAATGGACATTTTTATGATGCTAGTGAGGATGTACAAAATATCTCAGATGATGAACTTACAAGAGTGGAGATCCGAGATGATGGATTATTCTGTTTCGATAAGGATGGAATCGAAGatatatcctttaaaaatgaattagagGAGGCTGAATATAGTCAAATAGACCCTATTGAAATGGGAGAAGAAGTTCTTGGTCCTCATTTCCTCAATTATAGAGATATGTCATTTGATACAAGAAATTATCCTAGAGATTCACTCAAAACTAAGGAAacacaaaatgaagaaaattcttcaaataatctCTATGAATTTTTCCCTAATGTAGCTCAAAAAGAATCTTTCTTGCCTCTTTCTTTGATACGAAAATGGGCTTTTCAAATATGTCAAGTACTATTCGGTCTTCATGCTcgtaatattatcattaaagacttgaatccagaaaatttacttttggaTGAATCATGTAACGTTAAACTTACTTACCAATGCCAGTGGGTATCTGTGGATAAGCCTTTATCTTCTGAAGCCATGGAAGGAGGTTATGTTGCTCCTGAATTAAACTTCGTAGAACCTTTGACTCCTACTTGTGATTGGTGGTCCGTAGGAATAATGCTCTTTGAGCTTTCATCTGGCGTTCGTTTTTGTGATATGTACCCTTCAGGTCTTTTGTCACATACTCCAATTCAATATCCTAACCAAATATATCATCTTATTGATGAAGACTTGAAAGACTTTGTTGAGCAACTACTTCAGCCTATTCCACATTTGAGGCTGGGAGCTGGAAGTGAGGGTCCTGCATCCATTAAAAGCCATCCTTTTCTTAAGATGTttgatttgaagaatgaattataA